GGGCAGCGCCCTTGCTGCGACCCAAGCCAAGCTCAGCCGGGCAGCATCCCGGCGGGGGTGAGAAGGACGGGTGACAATGAGTTCACCCGTTCCAACGCATAAAATCCCAACGGTTGGGAATTTCAGTCTTCGGCTTCGGTGATCGGCTTGCCGAGCACGAGCATTCTTCTGCCCGTCTCATCATCGAAAAATTCCAGCGGCTCAAGCGAGTTCATCGCATCTTCGAGCTTGGCAACCCGTTCAGACAGTTCTTCATCTGGTTGGGTGCTTCGACTTGCTCTCTTGGCGGCACCCACGAATGACAGCCTGCCGTTATAGTTCTGACGCTGTTCATCCATCTTAAAGCTATCTTTCAGCCTTGAGACAATTTCAGCGTTCATGGTGCGATCCTCAGCCGCCGCAGCCGCTTTGATTTTCTCCCGCATCCCATCAGGCAGGCGAACCATAAACCTGTCTTGTTCTTCACTCGGGTATCTTTTTGTCATAGCGGCCTCCTGCCTGCCGACTTTATGCCGACTTGACACACGACACAAGCATATGCCAATTTATGCCGACTAGGCATATAAGGAGATGACAATGCCGGAACCCCGCTTGAACCTGAGACTGTCCGAAGACGTGAAGAACTGGCTGGCAGCACGGGCAGCCGCGAATGATCGCAGCATGACGGCCGAAGTGAACCGCATCCTTAAAGCGGCTCAGGCTGCAGAACGTTCCACGGGAGCAGCACAATGACACTGACGCTCATCAAGCCCGTGAAGACCCCAGCGCCTGCCCTCAGCGGCTTCGCCTATGCTGACCTTGAGCCGAAGATTGCCGAGGGGGCGAAGGCTGCCGCGACTGTGATCCGCGAGAAGCTGGACACGGTGCGCAGTGACTTCCTGACCATCGGCACCAAGCTTCTGGCGATCAAGGAGAAGCTGCCCCACGGCATGTTCGGTGCGTGGATCGAAGCCGAATTTTCGATGGGCCATTCCACCGCCAACAATCTGATGAACGTGGCGCGGCTTGCAAACAAGGTGCCGCCGCAGGTGATCGAGCATTATCCGCAAGCGGCAGTCTACAAGCTGGCAGCCCCCAGCACCCCGGAGTGCATCGTCACCCAACTGGCCAATCTGGCGAAGAAGGGCGATCCGCTCCCGGCACCTGAACAGATGCTGACCGAGCTTCGGGAGGCGAAGGAGAAGGAAGACGCCGCCAAGGAGGAACAGCGGCAGGCTGCGCAGGCCGCACGGCAGGATAAGGCTGCCCGCAAGGCTCTGCTGGCCGAGGGCAAGACCCCCGAAGAAGTTGAAAAGATCATGGCGAACAAGGCCAAGAAGAAGGCCGCATACACGAAGGCCAAGGCGAAGGCGAAGGCCGAACAGCATGAAGCCTACAAGCAGGAAACAGAAGAGCGGAAGGCCCGCGCCGCCGAAGCCGTGGCCTTTCTGCGCGATCACCTGAGCCACGATGACCTGCGCGAGTTCGCCGCCCTCTATGACGCAGGGGGCTTCATGTTCAACAAGACCTTGAAGGAGGCCGTGCAATGACACTTCCCATCAAAATTCAGAAACATGGCAACGGGCAATTCAGTGTCGGCAAGGGAGGAAAGCCCGCAACCGTCTGTAAGACATATGAAGAAGCCGTGGATGCAGCACTGAGGATGCAGCGCAATGCCACCGGAGAGCCGCCCAAGATTGTGGACCTGACGGGGGAAGCGGGAGCATGACCGAGAAAAGCGCAATGGCGTCGCTGCCCGCAGAGAAGGGGTCGAAAGCCCCTTCTTTCGGCTGGATCAAGCGCGCCCGGAAGCTCGCCCCCGCGAATGGCAAGCTGAGCGTGGTGGAGATGAAGAAAGCGGCGAAGGTGCTGCAAGGCATCGGCAAGCCCGTCTCGGGCATCGAAGCCATGCCGGATGGCAGTTTCCGGGTGCTGGTGCAGCACTCTGAGCCAGCACCGCCGCCGGACAGCAACCCTTGGGATGAGGTGCTGCCCGATGGCCAAGAATAAGACTTCAAAGCCCAAGTATGTGCATGTCTACCGCGACAGGCACGGCAAGGTGCGCATCTATTTCAACAAGCCGGGGCAACCCCGAGTGCCGTTGCCCGGCCCCCTGAACAGCCCTGCGTTCTTCGCAGCCTACGCCAAAGCCATCGCCGGGGTGGAACTGACCACCACGACCAAGCCCAAGGCCGCGAAGGATACCATCTCCGCGCTGATCGAACTCTATTACAACTCGCCGCTGTTTCATGGCCTGTCCGACAGTAGCAAAACGAACTATCGCCGCATATTGGAAAGGTTCCGGCAGGAGCATGGGGACAAGCCTATCATCGGGCTGGGCCGGAAGCATGTGACATCTATCCTCGGGAAGATGAGCGACCGCCCAGAGGCAGCCAACACGCTCCTGAAACGCCTCAAGGTGCTGATGGGCTTCGCGCTGGACAACGGCATGGTTGACCATAACCCGCTAGTCGGGATGAAGGGCTTCAAAACCTCCTCGGAAGGCTTCCACACTTGGAGCGAAGATGAGATTGCCCGCTTTGAAGATCGGCATCCCATCGGCTCTAAAGCCCGGCTGGCCATGACGCTGATGCTCTGCACCGGGCAACGCCGCTCAGACGTGGTGCGGATGGGGTGGCAGCATGTGGACGGCAACTTGATTGCGGTGAAGCAACAGAAGACGGGCGCAAACCTGCTGATCCCGATCCACCCGAAACTGAAAGCCGTTCTGGATCAGACGCCCCGCGACAACATGACCTTTCTGTTGACCGACTACGGGAAGCCTTTCAGCGCCAACGGTTTCGGGAACTGGATGCGGAAGCGATGTGATGAGGCTGCCTTGTCAGTCTGTTCCTCACATGGACTGCGCAAGGCATGTGCCCGACGCTTGGCCGAAGCGGGATGCAGCAATCAAGAAATCAAGGCCGTGACGGGACACGAGACCGAAGCGGAAGTCACCAGATATACCAAGGCAGCCGATCAGAAGGTGTTGGCTCTAAAAGCCATGGGCAAGCTCAGCGGGGGTGAAGGTGGAACACAATCTGCTAACCTCCCTGACAAAGTTAGCAAGTCCAGTAGCTAAGGCTCTGGCAATGCTCACTTTCTCTGGGAAGGTGGCAGCCCGTAGGGGAGTCGAACCCCTCTTTCCAGGTTGAAAACCTGGCGTCCTAACCGATAGACGAACGGGCCATCCAGTGCGTGACGCGTTACCTAGAAAAAACGGCGGGGGTGCGCAAGGGGATTTTTGCGAGTTCGGGCAGCTTTTTCATCCCAAGGGCGCGGCGTCCTCCAGCCGGAGCTGCACGGTCTGCCGACCGGCCCAGCTGTTGACCTCCAGCCGGCCGGCCAGATGGAAGCGTTTGCCGCCATAGGCCTCCAGCGCGGGACCAAGCGGCCCGTCGAAGGCGCCGAAAGCGATCGCGTCGAGTTTGCCGCCGGTATCGCCGGTGAATGCGATCTTGAGGTGGCGCTCCCCGACCCGGCGGCAGAACCCGACCGCCATGTCGGGGAAAGCGAAGCGCGCCGCAGCGGCACCGGCGCCGAAGGGACCCGCGGCCTCGACCTGCGCGACAAGATCTAGAGAGACCGCCGAGGGCATCAAGAGCGTATCGACGCGCAGGTCGGCTGGCCCGCGCTGGCTGGCCCCCTGCCTGTCGAGCAGCGTGGCGAGTCGCGCCATCGCGTCGGGCAAGCGGTCGCGCGCGACGGTCAGACCGGCGGCCATGCGGTGCCCGCCCCCCTTGATCAGCAGTCCTTCGCCGGCAAGGCGCTGAACCGCGGCCCCCAGATCGACGCCGGACACCGACCGGCCCGATCCCTTGCCCTCGTCCCCGTCAAGGCCGATCACGACCGCCGGGCGATTGGTGGCTTCTTTCAGGCGGCTGGCAACGATGCCCACGACACCGGGATGCCATCCCTCCCCCGCGGCCCAGACAAGGGGGCCGTCCAGCCCCCGCGCCTCGGCCTGGGCAAGGGCGGCCTCACGCACCGCGGCCTCGATATCCCGGCGCTCGGCGTTCAGCCGGTCAAGCCGTTCGGCCAGCGCCGCGGCCTCATCCGGGTCTGCCGTGGCCAGAAGCCGCGCGCCAAGATCGGCCTGGCCGATGCGCCCGCCGGCATTGATCCGGGGGCCGAAGACGAAGCCCAGGTGATAGGGCGTCGGCGCGGTGTCGAGCCGCGCGATATCGGACAGGGCCACCAGACCGGGGCGGCGGCGCTGGCCCATGACCGTCAGCCCCTGCCGGACAAGCGCACGGTTGACCCCGATCAGGGGGGCGACATCGGCCACCGTGGCCAGTGCGACCAGATCCAGAAAACCCAGAAGGTCGGGCCCCTTGGCCCCGCCTGCCCGCATCTGCCGGTTGACCTCTACCAGCATCAGAAAGACCACGCCCGCCGCGCAGAGATGCCCCAGATCGCCGGTTTCGTCCTGCCGGTTGGGGTTGACCACGGCACAGGCGGGGGGAAGGGTCTCTGCCCCGAGGTGATGATCCAGAACGATCACGTCGGCGCCCTTGGCCGCGGCGATGGGCTCATGGCTCAGCGTGCCGCAATCGACACAGACGATCAGGTCGTGATCGCGGGCCAAAGCCTGCATCGCCGGGACGTTCGGGCCATAGCCTTCGTCGATCCGGTCGGGGATGTAGAGTGTGGCGTCGCGGCCCATGGCGCGCAGCCATGTCAGCAGCAGCGCCGCAGAGGCGCCGCCGTCGACGTCATAGTCGGCGAAGACGGCGATACGCTCCTTCCCGCGGACCGCGCCCAGAAAGCGTTCGGCAGCGGCGCCCATGTCGCGCAAGGACAGCGGATCGGGCAGCGTGTCCTTCAGCGTCGGGGCAAGGAAGGCGTCGGCCGCATCGGCGGTCACGCCCCGCCGGGCCAGGATGGCGGCCACGGCGGGCGGCAGGTCCGCGGCTTGGGTCAGCGCCTCGGCCTGCCGGGTCTCTTCCGCCGAGGGGCCGACCCAACGCCGGCCGGTCAGCGACTGTTCGACGCCAAGAAAGGCCTGCGTCATGCCTCAGGGGGCGGGGTTGCGATAGACCATGCGCCGGACCGACCCGGTCTTGGAGCGCATCAGCAGGGTTTCGGCGGTCAGCCAGCCGACCTCTCGCTTGATCCCGGGCAGAAGCGATCCGTCGGTCACGCCGGTCGCGGCAAAGATCACGTCGCGGGTGACCATGTCGTCGCGGGTATAGACCCGGTCAAGATCGGTGATCCCGGCCTTGGCGGCGCGGCCCCGTTCGTCGTCGTTGCGGAACAGAAGCTGGCCGTACATCTGCCCGCCCATGCATTTCAGTGCCGCGGCGGCCAGCACACCCTCGGGCGCCCCGCCCGATCCCATATACATGTCGATGCCGGTGCGCTGCGATTCCGCGCAGTGCATGACGCCGGCGACATCGCCATCGGTGATCAGCCGGATCGCGGCACCGGTAGAGCGGACCTCGGCAATCAGGTCTTCATGGCGCGGGCGTTCAAGGATGCAGACGGTGATATCGTCATTGTCGCCGCCCTTGGCCTTGGCCAGCTCACGCACCCGTTCCGCCGGCGACATGTCGAGCGTGACAACCCCCGGCGCATATCCCGGGCCGATCGCCAGCTTTTCCATATAGACATCGGGCGCATGCAGCATCGAGCCGCGCGGCCCCATGGCGATCACGGTCAGGGCGTTGGGCATATCCTTCGCCGTCAGCGTTGTCCCCTCCAGCGGGTCAAGCGCGATGTCGACCGACGGGCCTTCGCCCTGACCGACTTCCTCGCCGATATAAAGCATCGGCGCCTCGTCGCGCTCGCCCTCGCCGATCACGATGACGCCCTGAATTTCAAGCCGGTTGAGTTCGGTGCGCATGGCATCGACCGCGGCCTGGTCGGCGGCCTTTTCATCACCGTGACCGATCAGCTTGGCCGAGGCGAGCGCCGCCTTCTCAGACACACGGGCAAGACCAAGCGACAGCATGCGGTCATTGAAATCAACGGGGGAATGGGACGCGTTCATCGGAAAATCCTGTCGTCTTGCATCAATTGGACATGCGCATCTAGCGCCCCGGCCAAGTGCAAGACAAGGGGGCGAAGGCGCACGGCGTTAATTCCCCATGCGGGGTTCGGACCGGCTGCACATGCGTAAATGGCGATATCCAGAGCCCGGCCC
The genomic region above belongs to Rhodovulum sp. P5 and contains:
- a CDS encoding Arc family DNA-binding protein, giving the protein MTKRYPSEEQDRFMVRLPDGMREKIKAAAAAEDRTMNAEIVSRLKDSFKMDEQRQNYNGRLSFVGAAKRASRSTQPDEELSERVAKLEDAMNSLEPLEFFDDETGRRMLVLGKPITEAED
- a CDS encoding Arc family DNA-binding protein, with the translated sequence MPEPRLNLRLSEDVKNWLAARAAANDRSMTAEVNRILKAAQAAERSTGAAQ
- a CDS encoding DUF3102 domain-containing protein, producing the protein MTLTLIKPVKTPAPALSGFAYADLEPKIAEGAKAAATVIREKLDTVRSDFLTIGTKLLAIKEKLPHGMFGAWIEAEFSMGHSTANNLMNVARLANKVPPQVIEHYPQAAVYKLAAPSTPECIVTQLANLAKKGDPLPAPEQMLTELREAKEKEDAAKEEQRQAAQAARQDKAARKALLAEGKTPEEVEKIMANKAKKKAAYTKAKAKAKAEQHEAYKQETEERKARAAEAVAFLRDHLSHDDLREFAALYDAGGFMFNKTLKEAVQ
- the xerC gene encoding tyrosine recombinase XerC translates to MAKNKTSKPKYVHVYRDRHGKVRIYFNKPGQPRVPLPGPLNSPAFFAAYAKAIAGVELTTTTKPKAAKDTISALIELYYNSPLFHGLSDSSKTNYRRILERFRQEHGDKPIIGLGRKHVTSILGKMSDRPEAANTLLKRLKVLMGFALDNGMVDHNPLVGMKGFKTSSEGFHTWSEDEIARFEDRHPIGSKARLAMTLMLCTGQRRSDVVRMGWQHVDGNLIAVKQQKTGANLLIPIHPKLKAVLDQTPRDNMTFLLTDYGKPFSANGFGNWMRKRCDEAALSVCSSHGLRKACARRLAEAGCSNQEIKAVTGHETEAEVTRYTKAADQKVLALKAMGKLSGGEGGTQSANLPDKVSKSSS
- the recJ gene encoding single-stranded-DNA-specific exonuclease RecJ, with translation MTQAFLGVEQSLTGRRWVGPSAEETRQAEALTQAADLPPAVAAILARRGVTADAADAFLAPTLKDTLPDPLSLRDMGAAAERFLGAVRGKERIAVFADYDVDGGASAALLLTWLRAMGRDATLYIPDRIDEGYGPNVPAMQALARDHDLIVCVDCGTLSHEPIAAAKGADVIVLDHHLGAETLPPACAVVNPNRQDETGDLGHLCAAGVVFLMLVEVNRQMRAGGAKGPDLLGFLDLVALATVADVAPLIGVNRALVRQGLTVMGQRRRPGLVALSDIARLDTAPTPYHLGFVFGPRINAGGRIGQADLGARLLATADPDEAAALAERLDRLNAERRDIEAAVREAALAQAEARGLDGPLVWAAGEGWHPGVVGIVASRLKEATNRPAVVIGLDGDEGKGSGRSVSGVDLGAAVQRLAGEGLLIKGGGHRMAAGLTVARDRLPDAMARLATLLDRQGASQRGPADLRVDTLLMPSAVSLDLVAQVEAAGPFGAGAAAARFAFPDMAVGFCRRVGERHLKIAFTGDTGGKLDAIAFGAFDGPLGPALEAYGGKRFHLAGRLEVNSWAGRQTVQLRLEDAAPLG
- the glpX gene encoding class II fructose-bisphosphatase; translated protein: MNASHSPVDFNDRMLSLGLARVSEKAALASAKLIGHGDEKAADQAAVDAMRTELNRLEIQGVIVIGEGERDEAPMLYIGEEVGQGEGPSVDIALDPLEGTTLTAKDMPNALTVIAMGPRGSMLHAPDVYMEKLAIGPGYAPGVVTLDMSPAERVRELAKAKGGDNDDITVCILERPRHEDLIAEVRSTGAAIRLITDGDVAGVMHCAESQRTGIDMYMGSGGAPEGVLAAAALKCMGGQMYGQLLFRNDDERGRAAKAGITDLDRVYTRDDMVTRDVIFAATGVTDGSLLPGIKREVGWLTAETLLMRSKTGSVRRMVYRNPAP